The stretch of DNA GCCGACGAGCTCGTCGCCCTCTACGCGGCCGTGGCGGCCAAGGACCACCCCGACTGGGAGGAGTACCGGCGCGCCATGGTCACCGACCGGCGCGTCGTCCTGCGGCTGCGTCCGCAGCGCGCCTACGGCCTGCTGCGCTGAGCTACAGGTACAGCCCCGTCGACTCGCTGGCGACGCGGTCGGCCGCGACAGCGTGCACGTCACGCTCCCGCATGACGATGTAGAGCTCGCCGGCGACCTCGACCTCGGCCTTGTCCTCGGCGTCGAAGAGCACGCGGTCGTCCACCTCGACGGCACGCGCGTGCGGCCCGACGGCCACCACCCGCGACCAGGTCAGCCGGCGCGCGCCCATCGCCGCTGTCGCGGGGATGACGATCCCGCCCGAGGACCGGCGCTCCCCCGACTCCCGGTCGAGCTCCACCAGGATGCGGT from Nocardioides sp. BP30 encodes:
- a CDS encoding GroES family chaperonin; amino-acid sequence: MSSAKTPIKMLHDRILVELDRESGERRSSGGIVIPATAAMGARRLTWSRVVAVGPHARAVEVDDRVLFDAEDKAEVEVAGELYIVMRERDVHAVAADRVASESTGLYL